The stretch of DNA AGACGAAATTAAACGGCGGATATTTTGTAAACCTATATCTCTCTCCGAAAGATTATCACAGATTTCACGTACCTATCGATATGGAAATAGTAAAAGCAACTTATATTCCGGGAGATTTGAAACCGGTGAAACCGAGCCAACTTGAAAAAGAGCTCGTTTTTCCAAAAAATAAAAGAATCGTACTAAGATGTAGGGACGATAAAGAGAGATATTTTTATTTCGTAGCCGTGGGTGCTATGATTGTCGGTAGAATCGTTATGAATTTCGATGAAAGATTGCAAAGAGACTATGACGAGATTACGACTTTTGAATATGATGAGCCGATTAAGCTTCAAAAAGGCGACGAGCTTGGAAGATTTGAATTCGGAAGTTCTATTTTGTTATTCTTCGGTCCTGAGCATTTTAAATATCTAAATCAAAAAGATTTCGTAGAAGTCGGTGATATTTTAGGAGAAATCTATTAGGAGTCGCTTTGAGAGCTAAATTAGTTTTTATTTTAATTCCTCTTTTTCTTTTTGCCGTTGATAATCAAAAACTTCTTGATTGTTATGAAATTTTCGCACAAAAAAGAGCCGAGCTTGAAGCACAGGCAGAGAAGATAATAGAACAACAAGAAGCTTTAGAATCCCTAAAAAACACCTATAAGGCGCTTTTTAAGAAAAAAGAGCAAAAATTAAAAGAAAAAGAAAAAGAACTAAACGCCACTCTTGCAAAAATCGAGCAAGAAAAAAAAGAGATTCAAAATCTTATAGAAGAGAATAAAAAAATCTTAGAAGAGATAAAAAAAGCAAAACTTGATAAAGTTACTCAAAGTTATGCAAAAATGCGTCCGAAAAACGCCGCTCAGATTCTTTCGAATATGCCTACTAAAGACGCTCTTGAGATTATTCAAAAACTCCCTGCAAAAACAATTGCAAAAATTTTTGCGAAAATGGACCCTCAAACAGCCGCGAAACTTAGCGAATTGTTATTAAAGGATACGAATGAAAGCACAACTACTCCTAACGCCAACGGCGGCTAAGTATTTAATAGCCGAAGCTCTTTTTAAAAAAATAGATTTTTCAAAAAGAATTTATGTCGCTTACGGCTCAACAAATCAAATTTTTTTAGAAAAGTTGGGAATAAAATTCGATGAACTTTATGTTGCCGGATGTTTTACGAATAAAAGCTTAAACGTAACCAAATCAAGACCCGATATCGTTGTTTTGCAAAACAAAAAAAAGATAAACATAAAAGATTTCGATATAACAAAAGACGACTATTTCATAAAAGGAGCAAACGCTCTTTGGTATGAGAACGGCAAAAAACACGCGGCTGTTGCGGCGGCTGACGATAAGGGAGGAACTTTTGGGAATTTTTATATCAAAGCCGCTTGCAGAGGTTCTAAAGTAATAATCCCGGTAACCCACGAAAAACTTATACCTTTTTACACACCTTCTTCTCAAAATGTAGATTTGGCTATGGGTAGCAAAATTGCCATGCTTAGATTTTTCTATGGAGAAGTATATACGGAAATAGAAGCCTTTAAGGAACTTTTCGGAGTAGAAGCAAAAGTAATAGCAAGCGGCGGAATTTTAGGAAACGAGGGAAGTTTGATATTTGAAATAGAGGGTGAAAGAGCTAAGGAAGCTTTTGAATTCGCAAAAGAGGCAAATAGTTATATTTTCGATAAAAGAGCGGAGTTTCTTTACTGAGTTTTTGTTATAATTTTATAAAAAAGGTTTGTAATGCTCATAAAAGAAGCCCAAGTGCCTTTTATTGCCAGAAGAATAGCAATAGATTTACTAAATAGCGGATACGTAACTTTCCCAAAAGGCATGGATACCGCGATAAAAGAGATAGAAGATATCGTGCTTGATGATGTTTTGTGGGAGAGAGAAATAGAAGATAAAGCAAGAGAAATCCTTGCTAAACAAGAAGAAGAAAACGAATATCTTTTTTATGACGTAGATAGAAGAGAAGTTTTCAAATTAATAAAAAAACAGATAGCCGAAGAAGAGGGGTTTCCATTAAAAAAAGACGAAAGAATCGATGATTTGGCTCACTTTTTGGTAAAAGAGCTTTGGGATAACGAACTTATAGATTACGACGTAAGAGACGGGAAAATTAAAAATATTATTTTCAAGTCTATTATGAACTTCCTAAATCAAGAAATAGAAGCAAGAGACGCAGTTTATAAAAAAATAGAGAATTACAAAAGACCTTTGGTTCCCGGCAGTGAAGAGTGGGAGCTTGTGTTTCAAAGACTTTATGAGCAAGAACTTAGAAAAAGAGGATTGCTATGAAAATATCTATTTTACTTGAAAACGGAACTTTTTTAGAAGCGAAAGGTTTTGGAGCTGAGGGTACTGCGGTTGGTGAAATAGTTTTTAATACTTCGATGACCGGTTATCAAGAAATTATTACCGACCCGAGTTACGCAGGGCAATTCGTAGTATTTACAATGCCTGAAATCGGAAACGTCGGAGTTAATAAAGACGATAACGAAAGTCAAAAAGCTTGGCTTAAAGGTGTAATCGTTAGAGAATATGTCGATACTTATTCGAATTTCAGGGGAGAGAGAAGCTTAGGAGAGTTTTTAAAAGAACAAGGCGTTCTTGGAATTTGTGAAATCGATACGAGGTTTTTAACTAAAATGATAAGAAACGAGGGTGCTATGATGATGATAGCATCGAGTGAAATTCATGATAAAAACGAACTTGAAAAAATCTTAAAATCTACTCCGAGAATTGAAGAGATTGATTATATTAAAGAAGTGACTACAAAAGAAGCTTATATTCACCCTCATGGCGCTTGGGATAGCAAAAACTTAAAATATAAAGAGAAAAATACGGATAAAAAAATTGCGGTTTATGATTTCGGGGTAAAAAGAAATATCTTAAACGAATTAACCGAAGCCGGAATGGAATGTTTGGTGGTTCCAGCAAATACTCCTGCTGAAGATGTAATTAAAATGTATGAAAACGGAGAAATCGGCGGAGTGTTTTTAAGCAACGGACCTGGTGACCCTCTTATTTTAAAAGAAGTACACGAAAAAATAAAAAAACTACTCGAAGCGAAAGTTCCTATGTTTGGAATTTGTCTTGGGCATCAACTTTTAAGTATTGCACACGGCTATCCTACTTTTAAACTTAAATTCGGACATCACGGAGGAAATCATCCTGTTAAAAACTATATCGGTAAAAGGCCGGTTGTTGAAATTACGGCACAAAACCACAACTACAACGTTCCTGAAGAGATAGAAGAAATTGCAGAAGTAACACACAAAAACCTTTTTGACGGCACTATCGAAGGTGTTAAATACAAAAACGAACCAGTATTTTCGGTACAACATCACCCTGAAGCAAGTCCGGGACCTCACGATAGTAAATATATTTTCAAAGAATTTTATAAAATAGTAAAATGAATCTCAAAATAATACACAAACTTCTTCTCGGAGTTTTTGTATTATTTCTACTTTTTTCCGCAATAGTTATCTTAGTTGGAGATTATTTAAACGATCCTTTACTTTCCATTGTGATTTTCATTGTCATATTATATGTTGTTTATTATTTAGGCATTAAATTTTTTATGAACGAATAATTATTTATAATTTTTTCTTATATCTGCCATAATATTTTTTAATATGTGCTATACTTCCCTCAAAAAAGGAGGGGAGTATGCAACGAAATTTGGCATATTTTCCTATACAGCTTTTTGCTGTAATTATGGGACTTTCTGGAATTACAATAGCTACAGCTAAAGCATGGCATTTTTTAAATTTACCTATTCATTGGCTTTATTTATTGTTACTTGTGATTGATACGATAGCTTTTTTTGTTATTTTAACTCTTTATTTAATTAAGCTAATTAAATATCCGGATATGGTAAAAAAAGAGTTTAATCATCCTATTAAAAGTTCTTTTTTTGCGGCAATTTCTATCAGTTTTTTATTGGTTTCGATTGCTTATATGGATTTTGCTCCAACAATTACTGTAGTTTTTTGGTACATAGGAGCGATTTTACAAATTATTTTTACCTTTATAGTAATCAAATTTTGGATCATTAACGATTTTGAAGTACATCATATTAATCCGGCCTGGTTTATTCCTATTGTAGGTAACGTATTGGTTCCTGTTGCTGGAGTTGATGTCGCTCCTTTATTTGTGAATCTGTTTTTCTTTTCGATAGGTATGTTTTTTTGGATCGTATTATTTACAATTGTGGTTTATAGAATGATATTTCACCATCCGCTTGGAAAGAGACTTATACCTACTTTTTTTATTCTTATAGCCCCTCCGGCGGTAGGTTTTATCAGTTATTTTAGGATAACGTTCGGGCTTGTTGATATGTTTTCTTTATTTTTATATTCAATAGCGCTTTTTATTTTGATATTGCTGTTTAGTATGTATAAAATGTTTATTAAATTACAGTTTTTTATTTCATGGTGGGCATATACGTTCCCTCTTGCGGCAATTACAATAGCAACTATTCTTTTGGATACGGCTTATCATAACGTAATATTGAAATCTTTCTCAATCTTATTGTGGATATTAACATTTTCGGTTGTATGTTTTGTTGCGTATAAAACTTTTGTTGCGATAAAAAATCAAAAAATTTGTGTACCTGAGGAGGAGTAAAATGAAAAGAAGTTTTTTAGTTGGAATTGGATTTGGTGTAGTTGTTTCACTGTTTTTGTTAGCATTGTTTTTTAAATGTTCGGCTGAAAATATGCTTTTTAAGCAAATTAGAAGCCCGTATGATTTTGATAAAACGGTTTCTTTAATTGTAAAAAGGATTTCCTCTACACCAGGTTGGCATGTTGTTACTGTAATCAACCAAGAAGAAGAGATTGAAAAATATGGTGGTCCAGATGTGGGGAAAGTGAAAATTATCAAGTTTTGTAATGCAAAGTATGCTGGGGAGATGTTAAGTAACGACAGAACGAAATTTATGGCTGTAAAAATGCCTTTGAGTATAGCTGTTTATGAAGATTCAAACGGGGAAGTAAAAATATCTCTTATGAACGGATATCTTTTGACAAGACTTTTAAGCATGACGCCTGAATCTAAAATTATGGAAAAAGTGGTAAGAGATATAGAAAAAATACTCGGATTCGTACATTTCAGATATTCAGTATTTTGATTTTTATAACTTTTCCCCTTCTTCCAATATTTTGTTAAATACTTTAAGTGTCATCTTAACGTCTTCTAACGCATCGTGATAATTTGCTTTTTGATTGCCTAAGAAAAATGCCACTGCTTCTTCGAGTTTAGGTTGTTTTTTCTTATCGAGTACCACGATATCCCAAGAATAAAACATAGTATCGAATATCGGAATATCTATAATATTTGGAAAATGTTTAGCTCTTTCAAGCTCCCTTTTTAACACACCGAAATCATAAAATACGTTATGTCCCACCACCATATCAAGTGAGTCGAAAATTTTTAAAATATCTTCTTTTTTTTCTTCGAAAGTAGGTTTGTCTTGAAGGTCTTCTTGTTTGATTTTATGGACGTTATACGCTTCTTCGCTAATTTTTGCTTTCGGGTTTAAAAATTCGTATATCTCTTCGGTTTGCATATTTTCCATATCTTGAATCACGATAGCATAAGAAATAATATAGCCGTAAATATCGGTGGTTTCCGTATCGAATACGCCGATTTTTTTTACTTTCGCTTCTTTTGGAGTGTTTTTTAAGTCGTTTATATAGAATTTTAAGAATTCTTTGCTCGAAAAGGCTTTTTGTGAGGGAATAGGTTTTAATCTTTTCATAAGACCGTCTCTTTCGAGTACGGTGGAGATAAGATAGTCTTGGTAATTTCTAAAAATTATATTATCGTGAATATCTTCTTTGATACATTTTTCAAGATAGCTTTTATCTTTTTTTAATTCTTCAAGAGCGTATTCTTTTGTTTTTTTATTAAAAATCGTCGCCCTTCTTAAAGCTTCAATTTTTTGAGGAAGTCTCAATTTTCGCCTTTTTTTAAAATTATATCATTTTTCATTTTTCACTTGTGACTTTTAAGGTATAATTACATATAAAAAAGGTTTTGTATGCCAAAAAGAGAAGATATTAAAACCATACTGCTTATAGGCTCCGGACCTATCGTTATCGGTCAAGCTTGCGAGTTCGATTATTCGGGCGTTCAAGCCGCAAAAACATTAAAATCATTAGGGTATAGAGTTGTTCTTGTGAATTCAAACCCGGCTACTATTATGACCGACCCGGAATTCGCCGATGCAACGTATATCGAGCCTATTACTCCGGAAGTTGTCGCGGAAATAATCAAAAAAGAAAATGTTGATGCTATTTTACCTACGATGGGAGGACAAACGGCCCTAAACGTAGCTATGGAAATGTATGAAAAAGGTATGCTTGAAGGAATCGAGTTTTTGGGTGCCAATCCTGAAGCTATTAAAAAAGGTGAAGATAGAGAAGAATTTAAAAAAGCTATTGAAAAAATCGGTCTTGATATGGCAAGAAGCGAAACCGCTCATACGCTTGATGAAGCCGTAGCAATTGCAAAAGAAATAGGCTTTCCTTTAATTGTCAGAGCGGCATATACTTTAGGTGGACTCGGAAGTGGTGTTGCGTATAATATGGAAGAGTTTAAAGAGCTTGCTAAAATCGGTCTTGAAGCAAGTCCGATTAGTGAAATTGAAATACTTGAATCTCTTCTTGGCTGGAAAGAATACGAAATGGAAGTTATCAGAGACAAAGACGATAACTGTATTATCGTATGTTCTATCGAAAACGTAGACCCTATGGGAGTTCATACGGGAGATAGTATCACCGTAGCACCAGCTTTGACACTTACGGATAAAGAATATCAAAGAATGAGAGACGCTTCGTTTGCGATTCTTAGAGAAATAGGTGTCGATACCGGAGGAAGTAACGTACAATTTGCCGTAAATCCTAAAAACGGAAGAATGATAGTAATCGAAATGAACCCGAGAGTTAGTAGAAGTAGTGCGCTTGCAAGTAAAGCTACGGGATATCCGATTGCAAAAGTGGCTACTCTTTTGGCGGTAGGATACACACTTGATGAAATTCAAAACGATATTACCGGAACAGCGGCGAGTTTCGAGCCGGTAATTGACTATGTCGTTACTAAAATCCCGAGATTTACTTTTGAAAAATTCCCTCAAGCCGATTCGACTTTAACTACTTCTATGAAGAGTGTCGGTGAAGTGATGGCGATTGGAAGAACGTTTAAAGAATCTATCCAAAAAGCTTTATATTCTCTTGAAACGGGACTTGACGGATTTGAGAGAAGAGAGTGTGATGAAGATACTTTGATTAAAAAATTAAGAATTCCGAATGACGAAAGAATTTTATACGTAGCCGAAGCTTTTAGAATGAGTAAAAGTGTTGATGAAATTTATGAAATTAGTAAAATAGACCCTTGGTTTTTAAACCAAATCAAAGAAATAGTGGAACTTGAAAAAGAGTTTTCAAAAGATATGTTAAATGACGAAGAACTTTTAAGAAAAGCGAAAACTTACGGATTTAGCGATAGAATGATTGCTAAAATTATCGGTGTTAGCGAAGAAGACGTATATCAAGCAAGAAAAAAATTCGGTATTGAAATCGATTATAACGAAGTGGATACTTGTGCGGCTGAATTCGATACGACTACAAGCTATCTATATTCAAGCGTAAATGTTACAAAAAACGTACCCCTTAGAGAATCTAATATCAAAAACGATAAAAAAGCTCTTATTTTAGGTGGGGGACCGAATAGAATCGGGCAAGGTATAGAATTTGATTACTGCTGTGTTCATGCTGCTTTTGCTCTTGAAGACTTAGGCGTTAAAACTATTATGTACAACTGCAACCCTGAAACTGTTTCAACGGATTACGATACGAGTGATGTTTTATATTTCGAACCTATTACTTTTGAGAGAGTGAGAAACGTTGTTGAGGTGGAAAATCCTGATGGTGTTATCGTGCAATTCGGAGGACAAACACCTCTAAAACTTGCAAAATCACTAACTGATATCAATGCCAAAATTATAGGTACATCTGCCGAAGTTATCGATAGAGCCGAAGATAGAGAAAAATTTGCCGAATTTATAAAAGAACTCGGACTAAATCAACCTGAGAACGGGACGGCGTTTACAAAAGAAGAAGCGTTTAAAATTGCAGAAAACATCGGATACCCGGTACTTGTTAGACCGAGTTACGTACTTGGCGGAAGAGCAATGAGAATCGTTTATAACGAAAACGAATTAAAAGAATATATGGACGAAGCGGTAAGTGTAAGTAACGAATCACCGGTATTAATCGATAAGTTTCTTGATAGAGCTATCGAACTTGATGTAGATGCGATAAGCGATACTAAAGAAGTGTATATAGGCGGTATTATGCAACATATCGAAGAAGCGGGAATTCACTCGGGAGACAGTGCTTGTAGTTTGCCGACCGTTAGCATTAGCGAAGAGAAGATAAAAGAGATAGAAAACGCTACAAAACAAATCGCTTTGAAACTCGGAGTTAAAGGATTACTAAATATCCAATACGCTCTTCATAAAGACAAACTTTATCTTATAGAAGTAAACCCAAGAGCAAGTAGAACGGTTCCTTTCGTGTCAAAAGCTACCGGTCTTCCTATGGCGAAAGTAGCAACGCGTGTTATGTGGAATCTTGCGTATAATCCTGAGATTAATGACGGAAAAGTACTTCAAGAAGCACTTAAATTTTATGATAAATTTAATGTAGTTACGTTTGACGGTAACGTATATAAACCTAAACAAAAAGATCACATCGCAGTTAAAGAAGCCGTATTTCCGTTTAATAAACTTCCTGGTGCCGATTTAATTCTCGGACCGGAAATGAAATCTACCGGTGAAGTTATGGGTATAAGTGAAAGTTTCGGTGAAAGTTTCCTAAAAGCACAACAAGCGGTAAAATTTAATCTTCCTACAAACGGAAAAGTATTTATTTCACTTACTGATATAGATAAAGAATTCGCTCCTGAAATTGCAAAAGAGTTTGTAAGTTTAGGATTTGAAGTAGTTGCAACAAGCGGTACTTATAAAGTTATTACAGAAGCCGGAATTAAAGCTACTAAAGTATTAAAAATAAGCGAAGGAAGACCGAATATCGTAGATATGATTAAAAATGAAGAAATTGCTCTTGTAATTAATACAAGTGATAATAAAGCAAGCAAAGACGACGCAAAAATTATTAGACGTGAAGTATTAAATCAAGGTATTCCTTATTATACGACAATTGCAGCAGCAAAAGCTGTAATTGAAGCGATTAAATTTATTCAACAAAATAAAGTCGGAGTTAAGTCTATCCAAGATTACTTTATTTAATCTCTCTTTTTT from Caminibacter pacificus encodes:
- a CDS encoding 3'-5' exonuclease; the protein is MRLPQKIEALRRATIFNKKTKEYALEELKKDKSYLEKCIKEDIHDNIIFRNYQDYLISTVLERDGLMKRLKPIPSQKAFSSKEFLKFYINDLKNTPKEAKVKKIGVFDTETTDIYGYIISYAIVIQDMENMQTEEIYEFLNPKAKISEEAYNVHKIKQEDLQDKPTFEEKKEDILKIFDSLDMVVGHNVFYDFGVLKRELERAKHFPNIIDIPIFDTMFYSWDIVVLDKKKQPKLEEAVAFFLGNQKANYHDALEDVKMTLKVFNKILEEGEKL
- the carB gene encoding carbamoyl-phosphate synthase large subunit translates to MPKREDIKTILLIGSGPIVIGQACEFDYSGVQAAKTLKSLGYRVVLVNSNPATIMTDPEFADATYIEPITPEVVAEIIKKENVDAILPTMGGQTALNVAMEMYEKGMLEGIEFLGANPEAIKKGEDREEFKKAIEKIGLDMARSETAHTLDEAVAIAKEIGFPLIVRAAYTLGGLGSGVAYNMEEFKELAKIGLEASPISEIEILESLLGWKEYEMEVIRDKDDNCIIVCSIENVDPMGVHTGDSITVAPALTLTDKEYQRMRDASFAILREIGVDTGGSNVQFAVNPKNGRMIVIEMNPRVSRSSALASKATGYPIAKVATLLAVGYTLDEIQNDITGTAASFEPVIDYVVTKIPRFTFEKFPQADSTLTTSMKSVGEVMAIGRTFKESIQKALYSLETGLDGFERRECDEDTLIKKLRIPNDERILYVAEAFRMSKSVDEIYEISKIDPWFLNQIKEIVELEKEFSKDMLNDEELLRKAKTYGFSDRMIAKIIGVSEEDVYQARKKFGIEIDYNEVDTCAAEFDTTTSYLYSSVNVTKNVPLRESNIKNDKKALILGGGPNRIGQGIEFDYCCVHAAFALEDLGVKTIMYNCNPETVSTDYDTSDVLYFEPITFERVRNVVEVENPDGVIVQFGGQTPLKLAKSLTDINAKIIGTSAEVIDRAEDREKFAEFIKELGLNQPENGTAFTKEEAFKIAENIGYPVLVRPSYVLGGRAMRIVYNENELKEYMDEAVSVSNESPVLIDKFLDRAIELDVDAISDTKEVYIGGIMQHIEEAGIHSGDSACSLPTVSISEEKIKEIENATKQIALKLGVKGLLNIQYALHKDKLYLIEVNPRASRTVPFVSKATGLPMAKVATRVMWNLAYNPEINDGKVLQEALKFYDKFNVVTFDGNVYKPKQKDHIAVKEAVFPFNKLPGADLILGPEMKSTGEVMGISESFGESFLKAQQAVKFNLPTNGKVFISLTDIDKEFAPEIAKEFVSLGFEVVATSGTYKVITEAGIKATKVLKISEGRPNIVDMIKNEEIALVINTSDNKASKDDAKIIRREVLNQGIPYYTTIAAAKAVIEAIKFIQQNKVGVKSIQDYFI
- the carA gene encoding glutamine-hydrolyzing carbamoyl-phosphate synthase small subunit translates to MKISILLENGTFLEAKGFGAEGTAVGEIVFNTSMTGYQEIITDPSYAGQFVVFTMPEIGNVGVNKDDNESQKAWLKGVIVREYVDTYSNFRGERSLGEFLKEQGVLGICEIDTRFLTKMIRNEGAMMMIASSEIHDKNELEKILKSTPRIEEIDYIKEVTTKEAYIHPHGAWDSKNLKYKEKNTDKKIAVYDFGVKRNILNELTEAGMECLVVPANTPAEDVIKMYENGEIGGVFLSNGPGDPLILKEVHEKIKKLLEAKVPMFGICLGHQLLSIAHGYPTFKLKFGHHGGNHPVKNYIGKRPVVEITAQNHNYNVPEEIEEIAEVTHKNLFDGTIEGVKYKNEPVFSVQHHPEASPGPHDSKYIFKEFYKIVK
- a CDS encoding MotE family protein, with the protein product MRAKLVFILIPLFLFAVDNQKLLDCYEIFAQKRAELEAQAEKIIEQQEALESLKNTYKALFKKKEQKLKEKEKELNATLAKIEQEKKEIQNLIEENKKILEEIKKAKLDKVTQSYAKMRPKNAAQILSNMPTKDALEIIQKLPAKTIAKIFAKMDPQTAAKLSELLLKDTNESTTTPNANGG
- a CDS encoding DUF507 family protein; translated protein: MLIKEAQVPFIARRIAIDLLNSGYVTFPKGMDTAIKEIEDIVLDDVLWEREIEDKAREILAKQEEENEYLFYDVDRREVFKLIKKQIAEEEGFPLKKDERIDDLAHFLVKELWDNELIDYDVRDGKIKNIIFKSIMNFLNQEIEARDAVYKKIENYKRPLVPGSEEWELVFQRLYEQELRKRGLL
- a CDS encoding phosphatidylserine decarboxylase encodes the protein MNPSRLLSKIVVKIARTPFPKFIQCFINKTYVKIFKIDMSEYTPEDPCEYPTLNDLFIRHKKYIEFYEDKDIFVSPSDSMVICDGEIEDDTVYQIKGKKYDIKELIPYETKLNGGYFVNLYLSPKDYHRFHVPIDMEIVKATYIPGDLKPVKPSQLEKELVFPKNKRIVLRCRDDKERYFYFVAVGAMIVGRIVMNFDERLQRDYDEITTFEYDEPIKLQKGDELGRFEFGSSILLFFGPEHFKYLNQKDFVEVGDILGEIY
- a CDS encoding DUF302 domain-containing protein, coding for MKRSFLVGIGFGVVVSLFLLALFFKCSAENMLFKQIRSPYDFDKTVSLIVKRISSTPGWHVVTVINQEEEIEKYGGPDVGKVKIIKFCNAKYAGEMLSNDRTKFMAVKMPLSIAVYEDSNGEVKISLMNGYLLTRLLSMTPESKIMEKVVRDIEKILGFVHFRYSVF
- a CDS encoding SLAC1 anion channel family protein, encoding MQRNLAYFPIQLFAVIMGLSGITIATAKAWHFLNLPIHWLYLLLLVIDTIAFFVILTLYLIKLIKYPDMVKKEFNHPIKSSFFAAISISFLLVSIAYMDFAPTITVVFWYIGAILQIIFTFIVIKFWIINDFEVHHINPAWFIPIVGNVLVPVAGVDVAPLFVNLFFFSIGMFFWIVLFTIVVYRMIFHHPLGKRLIPTFFILIAPPAVGFISYFRITFGLVDMFSLFLYSIALFILILLFSMYKMFIKLQFFISWWAYTFPLAAITIATILLDTAYHNVILKSFSILLWILTFSVVCFVAYKTFVAIKNQKICVPEEE